Proteins co-encoded in one Stenotrophomonas maltophilia genomic window:
- a CDS encoding peptidoglycan DD-metalloendopeptidase family protein has translation MHNSEQGRARKQRFQERLHVLHDNALHRKLRQHLPAAFNERWTRRHWMHASLFATIGALVATIVPGFSHTIDAPFADSHTSLALPLPPLALARQQQVPGDSWQVLRVQRGQTLSDLFDKAGIPATTLHRVLDHPGAREALTKLRPGAEIAFDMPLSGYLRSIRFDRDADNRVELSLAGDDIKEKVTQRETSTRTVVTSGEITSSLYAAARRAGLSPSAIATMTDDIFKYDIDFSKDLQPGDRFSVVMDETWREGEKVDTSKILAATFTTGGKTYSGFRFDRNGKSEYYDINGRSLKKSFIRMPIPFARLSSTFGARKHPVLGKMRMHKGVDYAARTGTPIMAAGDARVQFAGVQRGYGNVVILDHGRGHTTLYGHMSRFANIKTGQRVAQGTVIGYVGSTGLATGPHLHYEFRVNGEHRNPLTVTMPPPEPLKGAELVAFRAQTAPAMARIQGMEKLIYADASPAPTGRDEAAPEVASAKDKQATGRKRG, from the coding sequence ATGCACAATTCCGAACAAGGGCGCGCACGCAAGCAGCGCTTCCAGGAACGCCTCCACGTCCTGCACGACAACGCCCTGCATCGGAAGCTCAGGCAACACCTTCCCGCCGCCTTCAATGAACGCTGGACCCGGCGCCATTGGATGCATGCCAGCCTGTTCGCGACCATCGGTGCGCTGGTGGCGACGATCGTCCCCGGCTTCTCGCACACCATCGATGCGCCCTTCGCCGACAGCCATACCAGCCTGGCGCTGCCGTTGCCGCCGTTGGCCCTGGCCCGCCAGCAACAGGTGCCCGGTGACAGCTGGCAGGTGCTGCGCGTACAGCGCGGCCAGACCCTGAGCGATCTGTTCGACAAAGCCGGTATCCCGGCCACCACCCTGCACCGGGTACTGGACCACCCCGGCGCGCGCGAGGCGCTGACCAAGCTTCGCCCGGGCGCCGAGATCGCCTTCGACATGCCGCTGTCCGGCTACCTGCGCAGCATCCGCTTCGACCGCGATGCCGACAACCGGGTCGAGCTGAGCCTGGCCGGCGATGACATCAAGGAGAAGGTGACCCAGCGCGAGACCTCCACGCGCACGGTGGTCACCAGCGGCGAAATCACCAGTTCGCTGTATGCGGCCGCGCGCCGGGCCGGGCTGTCGCCGTCGGCGATCGCGACGATGACAGACGACATCTTCAAGTACGACATCGACTTCTCCAAGGACCTGCAGCCGGGCGACCGCTTCAGCGTGGTGATGGATGAAACCTGGCGCGAAGGCGAGAAGGTGGACACCAGCAAGATCCTGGCGGCGACCTTCACCACCGGCGGCAAGACCTATTCCGGCTTCCGCTTCGACCGCAACGGCAAGTCCGAGTACTACGACATCAACGGCCGTTCGCTGAAGAAGAGCTTCATCCGCATGCCGATCCCGTTCGCACGGCTGAGCTCGACCTTCGGCGCGCGCAAGCACCCGGTGCTGGGCAAGATGCGCATGCACAAGGGCGTGGACTACGCCGCGCGTACCGGCACCCCGATCATGGCCGCCGGCGACGCCCGCGTGCAGTTTGCCGGCGTGCAGCGTGGCTACGGCAACGTGGTGATCCTCGACCATGGCCGCGGCCACACCACCCTGTACGGGCACATGTCGCGCTTTGCCAACATCAAGACCGGCCAGCGCGTGGCGCAGGGCACGGTGATCGGCTATGTCGGCTCGACCGGCCTGGCCACCGGCCCGCACCTGCACTACGAATTCCGCGTCAACGGCGAGCACCGCAACCCGCTGACCGTGACCATGCCGCCGCCGGAGCCGCTGAAGGGTGCCGAGCTGGTGGCCTTCCGCGCACAGACCGCGCCGGCGATGGCCCGCATCCAGGGCATGGAGAAGCTGATCTACGCCGATGCCAGCCCGGCACCGACCGGCCGCGACGAGGCCGCCCCCGAGGTGGCCAGCGCCAAGGACAAGCAGGCGACCGGCCGCAAGCGCGGCTGA
- a CDS encoding M28 family metallopeptidase: MPRKLLLCLAAAAALSACKGEDTPAPAPATDAAATTTTPTAHSFSPEINAGDFAEMVKTLASDEFEGRSPGSKGEELTVNYIRDQMQRIGLQPGNGDSWFQDVPMTETTADASTVLKITQGGKTTELKFGTDMVVGTRTGQAEVKVDASDLVFVGYGVDAPEQKWNDYAGQDWKGKTVVMFVNDPGFHVDDAKLFDGKRMTYYGRWTYKFEEAARKGAAAALIVHDTAGASYGWDVVKNSWAGPQYDLPAKDDPDARIPVQGWLSADAAKALFAGAGLDLAQAYKDASKRGFKPVPLKATAAVDLKSQIAQKQSRNVVGVLPGSKRADEAVLYMAHWDHLGKHEGETGDNIYNGAVDNATGVAGILEVAEAMAHQDPKPERSVVFLAVTLEESGLLGSKYYVAHPTFPLDKIAGVINIDAMSVAGRAKDVTVTGFGSSELEDILKPLAAAQDRTLHGETSVQSGFYFRSDHFNFAKAGVPALYADGGEDLREGGVEAGRKAAADYGANRYHGPKDEFDAATWKLDGTVEDLQLMYGVGKELAGGDRWPNWYEGNPFKAARDAMMKDKTAAP, from the coding sequence ATGCCCCGCAAACTCCTCCTGTGCCTGGCCGCTGCGGCCGCGCTCAGTGCCTGCAAAGGCGAAGACACTCCGGCACCTGCGCCGGCCACCGACGCCGCTGCCACCACCACCACGCCGACGGCCCATTCGTTCTCGCCGGAGATCAACGCCGGCGACTTCGCCGAGATGGTCAAGACCCTGGCCTCGGATGAGTTCGAGGGCCGCTCGCCGGGCAGCAAGGGCGAGGAACTGACGGTCAATTACATCCGCGACCAGATGCAGCGCATCGGCCTGCAGCCCGGCAACGGCGACAGCTGGTTCCAGGATGTCCCGATGACCGAGACCACGGCCGATGCCTCGACCGTGCTGAAGATCACCCAGGGTGGCAAGACCACCGAGCTGAAGTTCGGCACCGACATGGTGGTCGGCACCCGCACCGGCCAGGCCGAAGTCAAGGTCGACGCCAGTGACCTGGTGTTCGTCGGCTATGGCGTCGACGCGCCGGAACAGAAGTGGAACGACTACGCCGGCCAGGACTGGAAGGGCAAGACGGTGGTCATGTTCGTCAACGACCCGGGCTTCCACGTCGATGACGCCAAGCTGTTCGACGGCAAGCGCATGACCTACTACGGGCGCTGGACCTACAAGTTCGAGGAAGCCGCGCGCAAGGGTGCTGCCGCCGCACTGATCGTGCACGACACTGCCGGCGCGTCCTATGGCTGGGACGTGGTGAAGAATTCCTGGGCCGGCCCGCAGTACGACCTGCCGGCCAAGGACGATCCGGATGCGCGCATCCCGGTGCAGGGCTGGCTGAGTGCCGACGCGGCCAAGGCGCTGTTTGCCGGTGCAGGCCTGGACCTGGCGCAGGCCTACAAGGACGCCAGCAAGCGTGGCTTCAAGCCGGTGCCGCTGAAGGCTACCGCTGCGGTTGATCTGAAGAGCCAGATTGCACAGAAGCAGTCGCGCAACGTGGTGGGCGTGCTGCCGGGCAGCAAGCGCGCCGATGAGGCCGTGCTGTACATGGCCCATTGGGATCACCTGGGCAAGCACGAGGGTGAGACCGGCGACAACATCTACAACGGCGCCGTCGACAATGCGACCGGCGTGGCCGGCATTCTCGAGGTGGCCGAGGCCATGGCCCACCAGGATCCGAAGCCGGAGCGTTCGGTGGTGTTCCTGGCCGTGACCCTGGAAGAGTCGGGCCTGCTGGGTTCGAAGTACTACGTCGCCCACCCGACCTTCCCGCTGGACAAGATTGCCGGCGTGATCAACATCGATGCGATGTCGGTGGCCGGCCGTGCCAAGGACGTGACGGTGACCGGTTTCGGCAGCTCGGAGCTGGAAGACATCCTCAAGCCGCTGGCCGCCGCACAGGACCGCACCCTGCACGGCGAGACCTCGGTGCAGAGCGGCTTCTACTTCCGTTCGGACCACTTCAACTTCGCCAAGGCCGGCGTGCCGGCGCTGTACGCCGATGGTGGCGAAGACCTGCGCGAGGGTGGCGTGGAGGCAGGTCGCAAGGCTGCTGCCGATTACGGTGCCAACCGTTACCACGGCCCGAAGGATGAGTTCGACGCTGCCACCTGGAAGCTGGACGGCACCGTGGAAGACCTGCAGCTGATGTATGGCGTCGGCAAGGAGCTGGCCGGCGGCGATCGTTGGCCGAACTGGTACGAGGGCAACCCGTTCAAGGCGGCCCGCGACGCCATGATGAAAGACAAGACCGCAGCCCCGTAG
- a CDS encoding murein hydrolase activator EnvC family protein produces the protein MPQYPLQLPEVTGKPLRDNVFPSRQPHIAAARGGRWLLLGLALMLAVPLPGAAQTTRETERKLQKLRNELKDVAQERRQIEGQRGQASRQLREADEKVARSGRALAQTETALREQNQALVEAERRRSSLQANLAQQHRELAGLLRAAYQLGSHAPLKLLLSQDTVADANRALAYHRYLQRERAQRITTLTADLKELEGLQTQIAEHQQKLQSTQRDQKQQAATLAADRRDRAQTVASLDERFKDRREKEQALGQDAKALETLLANLRAAAARAEAERRAAARRAAAEKAAAEKAARQAKAEGRPPPPTKVPPAVASAPAPKVGGLGWPLSGNLLARYGGKLPDGRTSSGVLIGAPAGSTVTAVADGTVVFSDWMTGYGMILIVDHGNGYMSLYAHNDTLLKDAGARVSRGDAVAKVGNSGGQGVTALYFELRRGGQPVNPDSWLQRR, from the coding sequence ATTCCCCAGTACCCCCTGCAACTGCCTGAAGTCACTGGAAAGCCCTTGCGCGACAACGTCTTCCCATCACGCCAACCTCACATCGCCGCGGCACGTGGCGGGCGCTGGCTGCTGTTGGGGCTGGCCCTGATGCTGGCCGTGCCGCTTCCCGGTGCCGCACAGACCACCCGTGAGACCGAGCGCAAGCTGCAGAAGCTGCGCAACGAGCTGAAGGATGTCGCGCAGGAACGGCGGCAGATCGAAGGGCAGCGTGGGCAGGCGTCGCGGCAACTGCGCGAGGCCGACGAGAAGGTGGCGCGCAGTGGCCGGGCACTGGCACAGACCGAAACGGCACTGCGCGAGCAGAACCAGGCACTGGTTGAGGCCGAGCGCCGCCGCAGCAGCCTGCAGGCCAATCTGGCCCAGCAGCATCGCGAGCTGGCCGGCCTGCTGCGTGCGGCCTACCAGCTGGGCAGCCATGCACCGCTGAAGCTGTTGCTGTCACAGGACACCGTGGCCGATGCCAACCGTGCGCTGGCCTATCACCGCTATCTGCAGCGCGAGCGGGCGCAGCGCATCACCACGCTGACCGCCGACCTGAAGGAACTGGAAGGGCTGCAGACGCAGATTGCCGAGCACCAGCAGAAACTGCAGAGCACCCAGCGCGACCAGAAGCAGCAGGCGGCGACGCTGGCGGCCGATCGTCGCGATCGCGCGCAGACCGTGGCCTCGCTGGACGAGCGCTTCAAGGACCGGCGCGAGAAGGAACAGGCGCTGGGCCAGGATGCCAAGGCGCTGGAAACGTTGCTGGCCAATCTGCGTGCCGCTGCGGCCCGCGCAGAAGCCGAACGCCGTGCTGCGGCCCGTCGCGCGGCAGCGGAGAAGGCGGCTGCCGAGAAGGCCGCGCGGCAGGCGAAGGCGGAAGGGCGTCCACCACCGCCGACCAAGGTGCCGCCTGCGGTGGCTTCGGCCCCGGCGCCGAAGGTCGGGGGCCTGGGCTGGCCGCTGTCGGGCAATCTGTTGGCCCGCTACGGTGGCAAGCTGCCCGATGGCCGTACCAGCAGCGGTGTGCTGATCGGGGCACCGGCCGGCAGCACCGTCACGGCGGTGGCCGATGGCACCGTGGTGTTCTCCGACTGGATGACCGGCTACGGCATGATCCTGATCGTTGACCACGGCAATGGCTACATGAGCCTGTACGCGCACAACGACACGCTGCTGAAGGATGCCGGGGCCCGGGTCAGCCGCGGCGATGCCGTGGCCAAGGTGGGCAATTCCGGCGGGCAGGGCGTCACGGCGCTCTACTTCGAGCTGCGTCGCGGCGGGCAGCCGGTCAACCCGGACAGCTGGCTGCAGCGGCGCTGA
- the tyrS gene encoding tyrosine--tRNA ligase has translation MSSIEEALALIGRGADEILKLEDLRARLQEGRPLRIKAGFDPTAPDLHLGHTVLLNKMRQFQDLGHQVIFLIGDFTGMIGDPSGKSLTRKPLSREDVLANARTYEEQVFKVLDRSRTEVRFNSEWFGKMGAADMIRLAGQHTVARMLERDDFAKRYAAQQSIAIHEFLYPLVQGYDSVALEADVELGGTDQKFNLLMGRGLQEHHGQKPQVVLTMPLLEGLDGVNKMSKSLGNYIGISEPAIDIVTKTMKVDDTLMWRWIELLSFDISQAEAVQLREQVANGGLNPRVVKLRLARELATRFHDAAAAEQAIAGWEAAVTGQGDITQLPLQDVAIPAEGLRIAALLTAAGLTPSNSEANRKLKERAVKVDGEVVEDGQQVLQPGFEGLLQVGKRTFARVRLVAA, from the coding sequence GTGTCCTCGATTGAAGAAGCCCTTGCCCTGATCGGCCGTGGTGCCGACGAGATCCTCAAGCTCGAGGATCTGCGTGCGCGCCTGCAGGAAGGCCGTCCGCTGCGGATCAAGGCCGGCTTCGACCCCACCGCGCCCGACCTGCACCTGGGCCATACGGTGCTGCTGAACAAGATGCGCCAGTTCCAGGACCTCGGCCACCAGGTCATCTTCCTGATCGGCGACTTCACCGGCATGATCGGCGACCCGTCCGGCAAGAGCCTCACCCGCAAGCCGCTCAGCCGCGAGGACGTGCTGGCCAACGCCCGCACCTATGAGGAGCAGGTGTTCAAGGTGCTCGACCGCAGCCGTACCGAAGTCCGCTTCAATTCGGAGTGGTTCGGCAAGATGGGCGCGGCCGACATGATCCGCCTGGCCGGCCAGCACACCGTGGCGCGCATGCTCGAGCGCGACGACTTCGCCAAGCGCTATGCCGCCCAGCAGTCCATCGCCATCCACGAGTTCCTGTACCCGCTGGTGCAGGGCTACGACTCGGTGGCCCTGGAAGCGGACGTCGAGCTCGGCGGTACCGACCAGAAGTTCAACCTGCTGATGGGCCGTGGCCTGCAGGAACACCATGGCCAGAAGCCGCAGGTGGTGCTGACCATGCCGCTGCTGGAAGGCCTGGACGGCGTCAACAAGATGTCCAAGTCGCTGGGCAACTACATCGGCATCAGCGAGCCGGCCATCGACATCGTCACCAAGACCATGAAGGTGGACGACACCCTGATGTGGCGCTGGATCGAGCTGCTGTCGTTCGACATCAGCCAGGCCGAAGCGGTGCAGCTGCGCGAGCAGGTGGCCAATGGCGGCCTCAACCCGCGCGTGGTCAAGCTGCGCCTGGCGCGTGAACTGGCGACCCGCTTCCACGACGCCGCCGCGGCCGAGCAGGCCATTGCCGGCTGGGAAGCGGCGGTGACCGGGCAGGGCGACATCACCCAGCTGCCGCTGCAGGACGTGGCGATCCCGGCCGAGGGCCTGCGGATTGCAGCGCTGCTGACCGCGGCCGGGCTGACCCCGAGCAACTCCGAAGCCAACCGCAAGCTCAAGGAGCGCGCGGTGAAGGTCGACGGCGAAGTAGTGGAAGATGGCCAGCAGGTGCTGCAGCCGGGCTTCGAAGGCCTGCTGCAGGTCGGCAAGCGCACCTTCGCCCGCGTGCGCCTGGTCGCTGCCTGA
- a CDS encoding outer membrane protein transport protein — MQTASTIARLTLLAVGVAGALAAADANAAAFQLKENSAKGLGRAFAGSTSTEGDASVIATNPASMRLLDGTMLQGDVSAISFGAKFRGQGQYGNGAPISGGNGGDAGMIAPVPAAYFHIPFGENDNMHFGASLTVPFGFKTEYDRDWVGRYNGVKTELQAIDLGVAFSYDVNPYLSFGASVFAERLNVDLTSAVDTGTAINATAQRTAAKRVLDAGGTPAQAAAASQAAARQMAQLGFSPGTADGFLRIKGDEVSVGYTLGMTVTPVEGTNIAFSYRSQVKHKINDGTADFTIPGNAQAFLASTAPGTFIDSNGRASITLPASATVGFTHRVNDQWQIMAEVTRTAWSKFDQVVVDYDSNQPDSVLPFHYRDTTFASIGTDFRVNDKLTLRGGLAYDQTPTTDAHRDVLVPDTTRKWLSLGMTYAASDKMEYSVGYTHLFTKDPNVNSTSATANTVTGKYKVSGDVLAASMQYKF, encoded by the coding sequence ATGCAAACCGCTTCCACCATTGCCCGTCTGACCCTGCTGGCCGTCGGCGTTGCCGGTGCGCTGGCCGCTGCTGACGCCAACGCTGCCGCCTTCCAGCTGAAGGAAAACAGCGCCAAGGGCCTGGGCCGTGCGTTCGCCGGCTCCACCTCGACCGAAGGTGACGCCTCGGTCATCGCCACCAACCCGGCTTCGATGCGCCTGCTCGATGGCACCATGCTGCAGGGCGACGTCAGCGCCATCAGCTTCGGCGCCAAGTTCCGCGGCCAGGGCCAGTACGGCAACGGCGCGCCGATCTCGGGTGGCAACGGCGGCGACGCCGGCATGATCGCCCCGGTTCCGGCCGCCTACTTCCACATTCCGTTCGGCGAGAACGACAACATGCACTTCGGTGCGTCGCTGACCGTGCCGTTCGGCTTCAAGACCGAATACGACCGCGACTGGGTCGGCCGCTACAACGGCGTCAAGACCGAGCTGCAGGCGATCGATCTGGGCGTGGCGTTCTCCTATGACGTCAACCCGTACCTGTCGTTCGGTGCGTCGGTGTTCGCCGAGCGTCTGAACGTCGACCTGACCAGCGCGGTCGATACCGGCACCGCCATCAACGCCACCGCCCAGCGCACGGCTGCCAAGCGCGTGCTTGATGCGGGCGGCACGCCTGCCCAGGCGGCTGCCGCCTCGCAGGCCGCTGCCCGCCAGATGGCCCAGCTTGGCTTCTCGCCGGGTACCGCCGATGGCTTCCTGCGCATCAAGGGCGATGAAGTGTCGGTGGGTTACACCCTGGGCATGACCGTCACCCCGGTGGAAGGCACCAACATCGCCTTCAGCTACCGCTCGCAGGTCAAGCACAAGATCAACGACGGCACCGCCGACTTCACCATTCCGGGTAACGCCCAGGCCTTCCTGGCCTCGACCGCGCCGGGTACCTTCATCGACAGCAACGGCCGTGCCTCGATCACCCTGCCGGCCAGCGCTACCGTGGGCTTCACCCACCGCGTGAATGACCAGTGGCAGATCATGGCCGAGGTGACGCGCACCGCGTGGAGCAAGTTCGACCAGGTCGTTGTCGATTACGACTCCAACCAGCCGGACAGCGTGCTGCCGTTCCACTACCGCGACACCACCTTCGCGTCGATCGGTACCGATTTCCGCGTGAACGACAAGCTGACCCTGCGCGGCGGCCTTGCCTACGACCAGACCCCGACCACCGATGCCCACCGCGACGTGCTTGTGCCGGACACCACCCGCAAGTGGCTGTCGCTCGGCATGACCTACGCCGCTTCGGACAAGATGGAATACAGCGTGGGTTACACCCACCTGTTCACCAAGGACCCGAACGTCAACTCGACCTCGGCCACGGCCAACACCGTGACCGGCAAGTACAAGGTCAGTGGCGACGTGCTGGCGGCTTCGATGCAGTACAAGTTCTGA
- a CDS encoding S41 family peptidase produces the protein MRAARTATLLLALLPALSWAQQTAPAPAQETSGQAANSEEAVTSKVPLEEIRRFVAVYNAVRAAYVDPVDDKKLMQSAVRGLLLDLDPHSTYFNKEDAQAFDEQANGAYEGIGVELQQQPDNASMKVISPIDDTPAAKAGILAGDLIIAIDGKPISAIDASEPLRGPAGSKVVLTIVRDGKPKPFDVSLTRQTIRVTSVRSRLLEPGYGYIRLSTFQADTGSDFQKHVQQLQKQSGGQLKGLVLDLRSNPGGLLTAAVQVADDLLEKGNIVSTRGRISISDARFDATPGDLLKGAPVVVLADAGSASASEVLAGALRDNKRARVVGSRTFGKGSVQTVLPLDNGDSVKLTTARYYTPSGKSIQATGIVPDVELKPAATPADDALPASLSDYSEATLPGHLRGDDEGTEGYRAGAVLPGDGPINDALAELKNPGSVAARLKAEAAKADAAKAAKAAAAKPEAKPEAKPEAKPEAKPEAKPVPTPAKP, from the coding sequence ATGCGCGCAGCCCGTACCGCCACCCTTTTGCTGGCCCTGTTGCCGGCGCTGTCCTGGGCGCAGCAGACCGCGCCCGCCCCAGCCCAGGAAACCAGTGGGCAGGCGGCGAACAGCGAGGAGGCGGTGACCTCGAAGGTGCCGCTGGAAGAGATCCGCCGCTTCGTGGCTGTGTACAACGCCGTGCGCGCGGCCTATGTCGATCCGGTCGATGACAAGAAACTGATGCAGTCGGCGGTGCGCGGCCTGCTGCTCGACCTCGATCCGCACAGCACCTATTTCAACAAGGAAGATGCGCAGGCCTTCGACGAGCAGGCCAACGGCGCCTATGAAGGCATTGGCGTGGAGCTGCAGCAGCAGCCGGACAACGCCAGCATGAAGGTGATCTCGCCGATCGACGACACGCCGGCGGCCAAGGCCGGCATTCTTGCCGGCGACCTGATCATCGCCATCGACGGCAAGCCGATCAGCGCCATCGATGCCAGTGAACCGCTGCGCGGCCCGGCCGGCAGCAAGGTGGTGCTGACCATCGTGCGCGATGGCAAGCCCAAACCGTTCGATGTCAGCCTGACCCGCCAGACCATCCGCGTGACCAGCGTGCGCAGCCGCCTGCTGGAACCGGGCTATGGCTACATCCGCCTGAGCACCTTCCAGGCTGACACCGGCTCGGATTTCCAGAAGCACGTGCAGCAGTTGCAGAAGCAGTCCGGTGGCCAGCTCAAGGGCCTGGTGCTCGATCTGCGCAGCAACCCGGGCGGGCTGCTGACTGCCGCCGTGCAGGTGGCCGACGATCTGCTCGAGAAGGGCAACATTGTCAGCACCCGTGGTCGTATCAGCATCAGCGATGCGCGCTTCGATGCGACCCCGGGCGACCTGTTGAAGGGCGCACCGGTGGTGGTGCTGGCCGATGCGGGTTCGGCCAGTGCCTCGGAAGTGCTGGCCGGCGCGCTGCGCGACAACAAGCGCGCGCGCGTGGTTGGCAGCCGCACCTTCGGCAAGGGCTCGGTGCAGACCGTGCTGCCGCTGGACAACGGGGATTCGGTGAAGTTGACCACGGCGCGTTATTACACGCCGAGCGGCAAGTCGATCCAGGCTACCGGCATCGTGCCGGATGTTGAATTGAAGCCGGCCGCCACGCCAGCCGACGATGCGTTGCCGGCCAGCCTCAGCGACTACAGCGAAGCGACCCTGCCGGGCCACCTGCGCGGTGACGACGAAGGCACCGAGGGCTATCGCGCCGGCGCGGTGCTGCCGGGCGATGGTCCGATCAACGACGCGCTGGCCGAACTGAAGAACCCGGGTTCGGTGGCTGCGCGGTTGAAGGCCGAAGCGGCCAAGGCGGACGCGGCCAAGGCCGCAAAGGCCGCAGCGGCGAAGCCGGAAGCCAAGCCGGAAGCCAAGCCGGAAGCCAAGCCGGAAGCCAAGCCGGAAGCCAAGCCCGTTCCGACGCCGGCCAAGCCCTGA
- a CDS encoding rhomboid family intramembrane serine protease yields the protein MFVSLPSRKKTALRWATPVLFASLWLAFLWSISRPDDARSSLWLDWGALSTGLTHPLDWWATLQDGSVLRLFTALFLHADWSHLLGNLVFLLIFGLPAERVLGPWRLLLLFLVGGAVSNLVAIYTMGSPDQIIIGASGAVSALIGAYLALFPGARLGVVIPLGLFLEFVRAPAYLLIGVWAALQVVFAHIGPSFGMVAWWAHIGGFVFGVVYGVYVRAAIARRLRKRHGF from the coding sequence ATGTTCGTCTCCCTCCCGTCGCGCAAGAAGACGGCCCTGCGCTGGGCCACGCCCGTGCTTTTTGCGTCACTGTGGCTGGCGTTCCTGTGGTCGATCTCGCGCCCGGACGATGCCCGCAGCAGTCTCTGGCTGGACTGGGGCGCGCTGTCCACCGGCCTGACCCACCCGCTGGACTGGTGGGCGACCCTGCAGGACGGCAGCGTGCTGCGCCTGTTCACCGCCCTGTTCCTGCACGCGGACTGGTCGCACCTGCTGGGCAACCTGGTGTTCCTGTTGATCTTCGGCCTGCCGGCCGAACGCGTACTGGGGCCGTGGCGGTTGTTGCTGCTGTTCCTGGTCGGCGGCGCGGTGTCCAACCTGGTGGCGATCTACACCATGGGCAGCCCGGACCAGATCATCATCGGCGCCAGCGGCGCCGTCTCGGCGTTGATTGGCGCCTATCTGGCCCTGTTCCCGGGCGCTCGGCTGGGCGTGGTCATTCCGCTCGGCCTGTTCCTGGAGTTCGTGCGCGCCCCGGCCTACCTGTTGATCGGCGTGTGGGCCGCGCTGCAGGTGGTGTTTGCCCATATCGGCCCCAGCTTCGGCATGGTGGCCTGGTGGGCGCACATCGGCGGCTTCGTGTTCGGCGTGGTGTATGGGGTCTACGTGCGGGCAGCGATCGCCCGCCGGCTGCGCAAGCGGCACGGGTTCTGA
- the pnuC gene encoding nicotinamide riboside transporter PnuC, producing MNLSDPNFQLELAANIAVAGSILLAGRNNVHTWWLGIVGCALFAAVFERSHLYADMVLQFFFIAISVLGWWQWLRGDHGAPLPITALRPRAWAWLAPLAVVATFGYGWMLTRLTHAYAPYIDSAVLVLSVIAQILMMRRKLESWWVWLLVNSIAVPLYYSRGLHLTSILYVGFWINALVALRHWRKLMRA from the coding sequence ATGAACCTGTCCGACCCGAACTTCCAGCTGGAGCTGGCCGCCAACATCGCCGTCGCCGGCTCGATCCTGCTGGCCGGACGCAACAACGTGCACACCTGGTGGCTGGGCATCGTCGGCTGCGCGCTGTTCGCTGCGGTGTTCGAGCGTTCGCACCTGTACGCGGACATGGTGCTGCAGTTCTTCTTCATCGCCATCAGCGTGCTGGGCTGGTGGCAGTGGCTGCGGGGCGACCACGGTGCGCCGCTGCCGATCACCGCGCTGCGTCCGCGCGCGTGGGCCTGGCTGGCACCGTTGGCGGTGGTGGCCACCTTCGGCTACGGCTGGATGCTGACCCGCCTGACCCATGCCTATGCGCCGTACATCGATTCGGCGGTGCTGGTGCTGAGCGTGATCGCGCAGATCCTGATGATGCGGCGCAAGCTGGAGTCGTGGTGGGTGTGGCTGCTGGTCAACTCCATTGCGGTGCCGCTGTATTACAGCCGCGGCCTGCATCTGACCTCGATCCTGTACGTCGGCTTCTGGATCAATGCGCTGGTGGCGCTGCGCCATTGGCGCAAGCTGATGCGGGCGTAG